The following coding sequences lie in one Leptospira inadai serovar Lyme str. 10 genomic window:
- a CDS encoding IspD/TarI family cytidylyltransferase, translating into MKSWFPSENLYIILLLGGTGSRMNSPLPKQFMELEGSPILLHSLNAFLEWGKSKSIVLVSHQDYMEKTERLCAPYLRERDRIVEGGETRHQSTLAGLKSIQISDSDLVLIHDAARPFVLPSDLDRLSLGAEESGVSTLANRNYETVLQEERGQIRFLDRDTIWFMKTPQAVRGDILKKLHSDRGLQEPTDLCTWAESFGITTKLIESHPYNLKITRSEDLPLAEAISPLFRSLQ; encoded by the coding sequence ATGAAATCCTGGTTCCCCTCTGAGAATCTATATATAATTCTTCTCTTAGGGGGAACCGGTTCTCGGATGAATTCCCCCTTACCTAAGCAATTCATGGAATTGGAAGGCAGCCCGATTCTATTACATAGTTTGAATGCGTTTCTGGAGTGGGGGAAGTCTAAAAGTATAGTCCTGGTTTCGCATCAGGATTATATGGAAAAGACCGAAAGACTTTGCGCTCCATATCTGAGAGAAAGAGATAGGATCGTGGAAGGTGGGGAGACTCGACATCAGTCGACTCTTGCGGGCTTAAAAAGTATTCAAATTTCCGATTCGGACCTGGTGCTTATACACGATGCGGCAAGACCGTTTGTGCTTCCTTCGGACCTGGATCGTTTATCATTAGGCGCAGAAGAATCGGGCGTATCCACCTTGGCGAATCGAAATTATGAAACGGTTTTGCAGGAAGAGCGCGGACAAATTCGATTTCTGGATCGTGACACGATATGGTTTATGAAGACACCCCAAGCCGTTCGAGGGGATATATTAAAAAAACTGCATTCCGATCGGGGATTACAAGAGCCGACGGATCTTTGCACATGGGCCGAAAGTTTCGGTATTACAACGAAGCTGATCGAATCTCATCCCTATAATTTGAAAATCACAAGATCGGAGGATCTTCCTTTGGCGGAGGCGATATCGCCTCTATTTCGATCCTTGCAGTAA
- a CDS encoding diaminopimelate decarboxylase: protein MQSIENLKFLTTDEARKIAESYGTPVFVYTRKGIESSCDAALAFPNAFGLTVRFAMKANPGRTILEILRRKGVHIDASSEHEVARALLAGFQPGDILLTSQQRAASLKDLVEQGVQFNACSLRQLEEFGKLFPGRDISIRFNPGLGSGATKKTDVGGKTSSFGIWHEEIDRVKTIVSGYDLNVVRIHTHIGSGSDPEVWKAVAHYTLEIAAQFPTCKIVNMGGGFKVGRMQGEKTTDPQTIGGPVRELFESFAKEKGTKLRMEIEPGSFLMVNNGAIIARVDDIVTTGQDGYTFVKLDMGMDVNTRPALYAAKHPLVVVPSGGDESRSIADFVYVGHCCESGDLITQEEGGGPQLRKTHEPKIGDLVVMEGAGAYCSSMSVKNYNSYPETPEILFDTDGAYKLIRKRQNLEQIVQNEILVPL from the coding sequence ATGCAATCAATAGAAAATCTAAAATTTTTGACGACCGATGAAGCGAGAAAAATCGCGGAATCCTACGGAACTCCCGTCTTCGTTTATACCAGAAAAGGAATCGAATCCAGCTGTGATGCGGCTCTCGCTTTCCCGAACGCCTTCGGCCTTACCGTACGATTCGCGATGAAAGCGAATCCTGGAAGGACGATCCTGGAAATATTGAGAAGAAAAGGGGTTCATATCGATGCCTCCTCCGAACATGAAGTCGCCAGGGCTCTCTTGGCAGGATTTCAACCCGGAGATATTTTGCTTACTTCCCAACAGCGTGCAGCTTCCCTTAAGGATCTGGTAGAACAAGGAGTTCAGTTCAACGCTTGTTCGCTTCGACAGTTGGAAGAATTCGGAAAATTATTTCCAGGTCGGGATATCAGCATTCGTTTCAATCCCGGACTCGGTTCAGGTGCTACAAAAAAGACCGATGTAGGAGGAAAGACTTCCTCATTCGGAATTTGGCACGAAGAAATAGATCGGGTTAAGACGATCGTTTCCGGATACGATTTAAACGTCGTCAGAATCCACACTCATATCGGTTCCGGTTCCGATCCGGAAGTATGGAAGGCCGTCGCTCATTACACTTTGGAAATAGCCGCCCAGTTTCCTACTTGCAAAATCGTTAATATGGGTGGAGGCTTTAAAGTCGGAAGAATGCAGGGGGAAAAGACCACCGACCCGCAAACGATCGGCGGTCCGGTTCGGGAATTGTTCGAATCGTTTGCGAAGGAAAAAGGAACGAAACTACGGATGGAGATCGAGCCCGGTTCTTTTCTGATGGTGAATAATGGCGCCATCATAGCCAGAGTGGATGATATCGTTACTACCGGTCAGGATGGATATACGTTCGTAAAATTGGACATGGGTATGGATGTGAATACCCGCCCGGCTCTCTATGCGGCCAAGCATCCGCTGGTAGTCGTTCCTTCGGGCGGGGACGAATCGAGATCTATCGCCGATTTCGTCTACGTAGGCCACTGTTGCGAGAGCGGCGATTTGATCACCCAGGAAGAGGGAGGCGGACCTCAATTAAGGAAAACGCATGAACCGAAGATCGGAGATTTAGTCGTTATGGAAGGTGCCGGCGCCTATTGTTCTTCCATGTCGGTTAAGAATTATAATTCGTATCCGGAAACGCCGGAGATACTCTTCGATACGGATGGGGCTTATAAATTAATCCGAAAAAGACAAAACTTGGAACAGATCGTTCAGAATGAAATCCTGGTTCCCCTCTGA
- a CDS encoding zinc dependent phospholipase C family protein produces MAGKITHLEALSQVCKHLDHGTQEQRKIARLLREENTRKYANIGAIAPDIFYFYHILSPRRTKKATDWGDLSHHEKVFELVTSFLDRILSTEEGIYRDRFLAFTLGYIIHCAVDIVTHPYIFFISGDYYSSNKEIGSLAQYNHMRVEFAIDSWLLDFRWGMTPKAYDFVHHVDVIHKAKDGKRKMDPMLWHFWLNGLKETFPELFRSKYLGSEDKIIPGDILNESFLGYLQFHKYLDSRSRFVRAALGFIDKISFHRVKSSVLMLPLKEDIDKRIMNEEKRDWSYPADPSLVRNDSFIELLNRSCDLAKDAVTTAWDYLQDKTSRATFLKEYQGYNLDTGLRYHGIDKMKQFSPL; encoded by the coding sequence ATGGCAGGCAAAATCACCCATCTGGAGGCTCTGTCGCAAGTGTGTAAACACTTGGATCACGGCACTCAGGAACAGCGCAAAATCGCAAGGCTGTTACGGGAAGAAAATACCCGTAAGTACGCGAACATAGGCGCGATCGCTCCCGATATTTTTTATTTTTATCATATTCTTTCCCCCAGAAGAACTAAAAAGGCGACGGACTGGGGCGATCTCAGTCATCACGAAAAAGTTTTCGAACTCGTGACCAGTTTTTTGGATAGAATCCTTTCGACCGAAGAGGGAATTTATCGGGATCGATTTCTCGCGTTCACTCTAGGATATATCATTCATTGTGCGGTCGATATCGTCACCCATCCTTATATCTTTTTTATTTCCGGAGACTATTATAGTTCGAACAAGGAAATCGGAAGCCTAGCCCAATACAATCATATGAGAGTCGAATTCGCCATCGATTCCTGGTTATTGGATTTTCGCTGGGGAATGACTCCGAAAGCGTATGATTTCGTACATCATGTGGATGTGATCCACAAGGCAAAAGACGGAAAACGAAAAATGGATCCTATGCTCTGGCATTTTTGGCTCAATGGATTGAAAGAGACTTTTCCGGAACTCTTTAGGTCTAAATACTTAGGCTCGGAAGACAAAATCATTCCGGGAGATATTCTAAACGAATCCTTTCTGGGTTATTTACAATTTCATAAATATCTGGATTCTAGAAGCCGTTTCGTACGTGCGGCGCTAGGTTTTATCGATAAGATTTCGTTTCACAGAGTAAAATCTTCGGTTCTAATGCTTCCTTTAAAGGAAGATATTGATAAGAGAATTATGAATGAGGAAAAAAGGGATTGGTCCTACCCTGCGGACCCGTCTCTTGTGCGGAACGATTCGTTTATCGAATTGCTCAACCGATCCTGCGATCTCGCAAAGGACGCGGTTACGACGGCCTGGGATTATTTGCAAGATAAAACGTCCAGGGCGACCTTCTTGAAGGAATACCAAGGATACAACCTAGATACGGGATTGCGCTACCATGGAATCGATAAGATGAAACAATTCTCCCCGTTATAA
- a CDS encoding penicillin-binding protein 1A, giving the protein MKKEPVDFLARYFVTLFRERIQKYLDSKNPVRKLIYLCLGLVFANGFLFVFSIKDIWRVPQANLYEKPSLLYGVNTDGKYEPIAEFYRFSRIVLTEADLPGGLDNKVIRCFESTEDNNFRSHRGLDIRGILRAAMVNLIAGRVKEGASTITQQVARLKFLNTERSFLRKAREAWLALLLEANFDKKTLMEIYLNEIPLGHGTIGAGAAARFYFRKDIKDLSWGEAALLASLTTRPKEFSPLVNPLTSESKVRVVFKKLVENGILDVQTAEKEFDAFSEYYITLNRSPNDSAFSDRLNRFPYFTEYVRKNLARYIPKTQLYEGGLKIYTTLNIQHQSQAEKALATGLKQQTQLSNQRAFTKIDAFEDAYGDVYEVLAGLHDIPEFKFKISRSFRTFNRAWQEDIRDELSVLNLISGTEGLGEVVDWSYKTQATEDHLLPVEGALISIRPDTGYITAMVGGSGFRSDNQQIRAFQAYRQPGSAFKPLVYASAMEYYHQHPDPKKNVTAASLFDDSPLQYVLEDGDEWNPTNYSGEYSGFIRLRQALELSRNSVAVRLLEHTGLNNLVPNLEKLLQIENRNLPRDFSIALGSFEVSPFELARAYSVFASGGKQILPLSVLYVEDDKGNLVKDFRKEYENKERKQLISPEVSYIITSMMEDVIRKGTGTGARSYGLTRPAAGKTGTTNNFRDAWFAGYTPELVGVVWVGYDTGTLSLGKGMSGAVVAAPIWGRFMANALSKEKSKPFDFGEVRIVRRTICSISGKLPGSHCHQTEEEVFDKDTVPTEICDDHRGLGEPGFAPVQRPAPTKKKKPNLFEGDEDVIR; this is encoded by the coding sequence ATGAAAAAAGAACCCGTAGATTTTCTCGCCCGCTATTTCGTTACTCTCTTCCGGGAACGCATCCAGAAATATTTGGATTCAAAGAACCCGGTCCGGAAACTTATTTATCTTTGCCTAGGGCTCGTATTCGCGAACGGTTTTCTTTTCGTTTTTTCGATAAAGGATATTTGGAGAGTTCCCCAGGCAAACCTTTATGAAAAGCCCTCCCTTCTTTACGGAGTGAATACCGACGGAAAGTACGAACCCATCGCGGAATTTTATCGATTTTCCAGAATCGTGCTCACCGAAGCAGACCTCCCCGGAGGCTTGGACAATAAAGTGATTCGGTGTTTCGAATCCACGGAAGACAATAATTTCCGATCGCATAGAGGTCTGGATATTCGAGGAATTTTGCGGGCCGCCATGGTCAATTTAATTGCCGGCAGGGTCAAGGAAGGAGCGTCAACCATTACCCAGCAGGTCGCAAGATTAAAGTTTTTGAATACGGAACGATCCTTTCTAAGAAAAGCCAGGGAAGCTTGGCTTGCCTTATTACTGGAAGCTAACTTCGATAAAAAAACCTTAATGGAGATTTATCTTAACGAGATTCCGCTCGGCCATGGAACAATCGGAGCCGGAGCGGCGGCCCGATTCTATTTTAGAAAGGACATCAAAGATTTGAGCTGGGGGGAGGCCGCACTTTTAGCCAGCTTGACGACCCGCCCCAAGGAATTCTCCCCTCTCGTAAATCCGCTCACTTCGGAAAGTAAAGTCAGAGTCGTGTTTAAGAAACTGGTAGAAAACGGAATTCTGGACGTGCAGACCGCGGAAAAAGAATTCGATGCATTTTCCGAATATTATATTACCTTAAATAGATCCCCTAATGATTCGGCCTTTTCGGATAGATTGAATCGATTCCCCTATTTTACCGAATACGTCCGCAAAAATCTCGCCCGATATATTCCTAAGACCCAACTCTACGAAGGCGGTCTAAAAATATATACGACCCTGAATATCCAGCACCAAAGCCAGGCGGAAAAAGCCTTGGCTACAGGTCTCAAACAGCAAACGCAATTATCGAACCAGCGAGCCTTTACTAAGATCGACGCGTTCGAGGACGCTTACGGGGATGTGTATGAAGTCTTGGCAGGATTGCACGATATCCCGGAGTTTAAATTCAAAATATCGCGTTCTTTCAGAACCTTCAACCGTGCTTGGCAGGAAGATATACGAGACGAACTTTCCGTTTTGAATTTAATTTCCGGAACGGAAGGTCTAGGCGAAGTGGTGGATTGGAGTTACAAGACTCAGGCGACGGAGGACCATTTACTTCCGGTAGAAGGAGCGCTGATCTCGATTCGTCCCGATACCGGATACATCACCGCGATGGTAGGCGGCTCGGGATTTCGCTCGGATAATCAACAAATACGCGCTTTCCAAGCCTATAGACAACCCGGTTCTGCGTTTAAACCTCTCGTTTATGCGTCGGCCATGGAATATTATCATCAGCATCCTGATCCGAAAAAAAACGTGACTGCGGCATCCTTGTTCGACGATTCCCCCTTACAGTACGTGCTCGAGGACGGAGACGAATGGAATCCGACGAACTATTCCGGAGAATATTCGGGATTTATAAGATTGAGACAGGCGCTCGAACTTTCCAGGAATAGCGTCGCAGTCCGACTGTTGGAACACACCGGGTTAAATAATCTAGTACCCAATCTGGAAAAACTTCTACAAATCGAAAACAGGAATCTCCCCCGGGATTTTTCAATCGCATTAGGAAGTTTTGAAGTATCTCCCTTCGAACTAGCCAGGGCTTATTCGGTTTTCGCCTCCGGGGGGAAACAAATCCTCCCCTTGAGCGTTCTCTATGTGGAAGATGATAAAGGAAATCTAGTAAAAGATTTTCGAAAAGAATACGAAAACAAGGAGCGCAAACAATTAATCTCTCCGGAAGTCAGCTATATCATTACGTCGATGATGGAGGACGTGATTCGAAAAGGAACCGGAACGGGAGCAAGATCGTACGGACTGACTCGTCCTGCAGCCGGTAAAACGGGAACCACTAATAATTTTAGAGACGCTTGGTTTGCCGGATATACTCCGGAATTGGTGGGCGTGGTCTGGGTGGGTTACGACACCGGAACGCTTTCTTTAGGTAAAGGAATGTCCGGAGCGGTCGTCGCGGCTCCGATCTGGGGTCGCTTTATGGCAAACGCATTGTCTAAGGAAAAATCCAAGCCCTTCGATTTTGGCGAAGTGAGAATCGTTCGAAGAACCATCTGTTCCATCTCGGGAAAACTTCCCGGAAGCCATTGCCACCAAACCGAAGAGGAAGTATTCGATAAGGACACGGTCCCGACCGAAATATGCGACGATCACCGAGGACTGGGGGAACCCGGTTTTGCGCCGGTCCAACGCCCCGCGCCGACCAAAAAGAAAAAACCGAATCTTTTTGAAGGGGATGAAGACGTAATTCGTTAG
- a CDS encoding bactofilin family protein, whose translation MAIGKDNNNSVIGPGSIFEGKFYIAGSLRIDGKFEGEIKTDDALFIGETGKVRTNISAREVIVAGTLIGNIKAEAEVRLEETGRLLGDIIAPALSLAKGVVAKGNITVTGGQKKDVKKIVEESFGGTRTLDNGKEE comes from the coding sequence ATGGCCATCGGTAAGGACAATAATAACAGCGTAATCGGCCCCGGTTCTATCTTCGAGGGTAAATTTTATATCGCTGGTTCCCTACGCATCGACGGAAAATTCGAGGGAGAAATTAAGACCGACGACGCACTCTTCATCGGAGAAACGGGAAAAGTCCGAACCAATATCTCGGCTAGAGAGGTCATAGTCGCAGGTACTTTAATAGGAAATATTAAGGCTGAGGCCGAAGTTCGTCTCGAAGAAACCGGGCGTCTCTTAGGAGACATTATCGCCCCTGCTCTTTCCCTGGCAAAAGGGGTGGTTGCAAAAGGGAATATAACCGTTACCGGCGGGCAAAAGAAGGATGTTAAGAAAATTGTGGAAGAATCCTTCGGCGGGACCCGAACTTTGGACAACGGAAAGGAAGAATAA
- a CDS encoding peptidoglycan DD-metalloendopeptidase family protein — translation MIFKKPRQLTAGKELLRTDNFTLIYLGSFHFHYSFYFKGNLYHGSVDFRRRKFRMIPAIASVLFVLFFLGIWMSPSNASMETKVDEISENDSEDLKAKKGDEKFLEESEKAKLTILMANEIRNPADKKKQLKVITYKVKRNESLSEIATRFKVSMESIAGSSNINLEETLYPGQILQIPNKQGLLYKVKAGDTIARVASLYKVNLDEILEENKLDDLDVLRPGQKVFLPGAVIPDPTPKWVVPVSSHIVTSNFGWRTFPQHKFHEALDLKANYEAVMAARNGKVIFAGWMGGYGNAIVLEHNDDFKTLYAHNSRLNVKRGDYVVGGKKIATSGCTGYCFGPHLHFEVIHKGKSVNPAKYLKGLAFKRGSKPNH, via the coding sequence ATGATCTTTAAGAAGCCCAGACAGCTAACCGCCGGAAAAGAATTACTCCGGACGGATAATTTCACGCTGATTTATCTAGGCTCCTTCCATTTTCATTATTCCTTTTATTTTAAAGGCAATCTATACCACGGAAGTGTGGACTTCCGAAGACGAAAATTCCGGATGATTCCTGCGATTGCCTCCGTACTTTTCGTACTCTTTTTCCTGGGGATCTGGATGAGCCCGTCCAATGCGTCCATGGAAACCAAAGTCGACGAAATTTCCGAAAATGATTCGGAGGATCTGAAGGCCAAAAAAGGGGACGAGAAGTTTCTGGAAGAATCGGAAAAAGCGAAACTCACCATTTTGATGGCAAATGAGATTCGCAATCCGGCTGATAAAAAGAAGCAACTAAAAGTAATAACGTATAAGGTTAAGCGCAACGAGTCTCTCTCGGAAATTGCGACCCGTTTCAAAGTTTCCATGGAATCGATCGCAGGTTCCTCCAATATCAATTTGGAAGAAACTTTATATCCCGGTCAAATCCTGCAAATACCGAATAAGCAGGGACTTCTATATAAGGTCAAGGCAGGGGATACGATCGCAAGAGTTGCGTCTTTATACAAAGTTAATTTGGACGAAATCCTGGAGGAAAATAAACTCGATGATTTGGACGTCCTTCGTCCCGGACAAAAGGTGTTCCTACCGGGCGCGGTAATCCCGGATCCGACTCCAAAATGGGTGGTTCCGGTTTCTTCGCATATCGTCACGTCCAACTTCGGATGGAGAACCTTCCCTCAGCATAAATTCCACGAGGCGCTGGATTTAAAAGCCAACTACGAAGCCGTAATGGCGGCCCGGAACGGGAAGGTCATCTTTGCCGGCTGGATGGGCGGTTACGGAAACGCGATCGTTCTGGAGCATAACGACGACTTCAAAACCTTGTATGCGCATAACTCTCGCTTAAACGTAAAACGGGGAGACTATGTGGTCGGAGGGAAAAAGATCGCCACTTCCGGTTGCACCGGTTACTGCTTCGGACCTCATTTGCATTTTGAAGTCATTCACAAAGGTAAATCCGTAAATCCGGCCAAATATCTGAAAGGTTTGGCTTTCAAAAGAGGATCTAAACCGAATCATTAA
- a CDS encoding alpha/beta hydrolase, producing MSFLRKNIPPALHFSIIAFLFSCGPSFAELIERRTSNSYASTQAMEIFFATVRSTNPAAQVACSNAYFMVFGNQIQKTGSCVVSVPADREVGEIPFGLGAKDKFFQFLEHRINAGNLSIEESEKLWWNKIEADPFEEIIVFIHGFNVGFEEAVLRAAQLKYDLKFPGRVVTFTWPAGGDASLLGSLLLKNTYEKNLVSARASREPFKIFLKRMIKTGKKIHLLVHSMGHQVALKPIAEIAKESSNSFIHELVLNAPDYETGEFILLLDPLIRSSSRITLYCSPGDSALLASSQIHQTGRLGNCSKFPGIDVVNVNPIDSSMISLGHGYYSSRPILTDLYQLFLGVKADKRLFIRKSYGNENYVLRN from the coding sequence ATGTCCTTCCTCCGAAAGAATATTCCTCCTGCCTTACACTTTTCTATCATAGCCTTCCTTTTTTCGTGCGGGCCTTCGTTTGCGGAGTTGATCGAACGAAGGACCTCCAACTCGTATGCATCCACTCAAGCGATGGAAATTTTTTTCGCGACGGTGCGATCCACGAATCCCGCGGCTCAGGTCGCTTGCTCGAACGCGTATTTTATGGTTTTCGGGAATCAGATACAGAAAACCGGAAGCTGTGTGGTCAGCGTTCCCGCCGACAGGGAAGTCGGCGAAATTCCGTTCGGACTCGGTGCGAAAGATAAGTTCTTCCAATTTTTAGAGCACAGAATTAACGCCGGAAACCTTTCCATCGAAGAATCCGAAAAGCTATGGTGGAATAAAATCGAAGCCGATCCCTTCGAGGAAATTATCGTGTTCATCCACGGATTCAATGTCGGATTCGAAGAGGCTGTTTTGCGTGCCGCCCAATTGAAATACGATTTAAAATTTCCGGGTCGCGTCGTGACGTTTACCTGGCCTGCGGGGGGTGACGCGTCGCTTTTAGGCTCTCTGCTTCTGAAAAATACGTATGAAAAAAACCTGGTTTCGGCCAGAGCCAGCAGGGAACCGTTTAAAATTTTCTTAAAGAGAATGATCAAAACCGGAAAAAAAATCCATTTGCTGGTTCATTCGATGGGGCATCAAGTCGCGCTCAAGCCAATCGCAGAAATAGCAAAAGAATCTTCGAATTCGTTTATTCATGAACTAGTGCTAAACGCACCCGACTACGAAACCGGAGAATTTATTCTTTTGCTCGATCCGTTGATAAGATCGTCTTCCAGAATTACATTATATTGTTCGCCGGGCGATTCGGCTTTGCTTGCATCTTCGCAGATTCACCAAACCGGTCGCCTCGGTAATTGCTCGAAATTTCCCGGAATCGACGTCGTTAATGTGAATCCCATCGATTCTTCGATGATTTCTCTTGGCCACGGATATTATTCATCCAGACCTATCCTTACCGATCTATATCAACTTTTCCTGGGAGTAAAGGCCGATAAGCGTCTCTTCATCCGAAAATCCTACGGAAACGAAAACTACGTCCTTCGTAACTGA
- a CDS encoding crotonase/enoyl-CoA hydratase family protein, whose protein sequence is MKTSFEFFEIVPRNDGTAIVYLNRPDKRNAMDWSFWRDLPEVIEEIDSASDIRAFVIAARGKSFSTGLDLDSFFQQFGSIVQGSYGDDRKKFYNLILQMQKGINAVYDSAKPSIAAVHKHCIGGGLDLISACDIRYATLDASISLREAKVAIVADMGSINRLPSIIGQGHTRELAFTGKDIDGTEAYRIGLVSKLFDSQEKLMEGALATATEIAANPKIVVQGAKEVMNFAEGKALDAGLNYVALWNSSFLDSRDFREASLSFKERKRPEYNKL, encoded by the coding sequence ATGAAAACTTCTTTCGAATTCTTCGAAATTGTCCCGAGAAATGACGGAACTGCGATCGTTTATTTGAATCGCCCCGATAAAAGAAACGCCATGGACTGGAGTTTCTGGAGAGACCTTCCGGAGGTGATCGAAGAGATCGATTCCGCATCGGATATCAGAGCGTTTGTCATAGCTGCTCGCGGTAAGTCTTTTTCAACAGGTTTGGACTTGGATTCTTTTTTTCAACAATTCGGGAGCATAGTGCAGGGAAGCTACGGAGATGATCGTAAGAAATTCTACAATCTTATCCTCCAGATGCAAAAAGGAATTAATGCGGTTTATGATTCCGCCAAGCCGTCGATCGCTGCAGTACACAAACATTGTATCGGAGGAGGATTGGATTTGATTTCGGCCTGCGATATTCGCTATGCTACTTTGGATGCAAGCATATCCCTTCGCGAAGCCAAGGTAGCCATCGTCGCCGATATGGGATCGATCAATCGACTCCCTAGTATTATCGGGCAAGGTCATACGCGCGAACTTGCCTTTACGGGAAAGGATATCGACGGAACGGAAGCATATAGAATCGGTCTCGTTTCGAAACTATTCGATTCGCAGGAGAAACTCATGGAGGGGGCTCTCGCGACCGCGACTGAAATCGCCGCCAATCCGAAAATCGTCGTTCAAGGTGCAAAGGAAGTCATGAATTTTGCGGAAGGAAAGGCGCTGGACGCAGGATTGAATTACGTCGCTCTCTGGAATTCGAGCTTCTTGGACTCCAGAGACTTCAGAGAGGCCTCTCTTTCCTTTAAGGAGAGAAAGCGTCCCGAATACAATAAACTCTAA
- a CDS encoding tetratricopeptide repeat protein — translation MGFRELIRSAIQRERQREFTKAFNLYKESLNFTENPKTVLKVKNRQAWCQYYIGNTRETLNLFQELLDKFSLHPESHLHYSNYLIKVHNYKLAKKILGKAVESFPDQLELYLTLASLLKDTDRSNEAIAVLKQALSQEKLSRGRGIKRKDIWAELGYLYFQRGDYNSALASLKTAMRMDEEETFLHYDMIAQCYLKVSDHKNALKFIDLYIKYFGESDADILVVKARAHAQLGESHLACASLLQAYSMENGLKLSAEDMVDFGPLLQTGFFDTLENVEIDEA, via the coding sequence GTGGGATTTCGGGAATTGATACGCAGCGCCATTCAAAGGGAGAGGCAACGGGAATTTACAAAAGCCTTTAATTTGTACAAAGAATCTTTGAATTTCACCGAAAATCCGAAAACCGTCCTGAAAGTGAAGAATCGTCAAGCCTGGTGCCAGTACTACATAGGAAATACCCGGGAAACCTTGAATTTGTTCCAGGAACTCTTGGACAAATTCTCCCTCCATCCCGAAAGTCATCTTCATTACTCGAATTATCTAATCAAAGTTCACAATTATAAACTCGCAAAAAAGATTTTAGGGAAAGCCGTGGAATCTTTTCCGGACCAACTAGAATTGTACTTAACTCTGGCGAGTCTCTTGAAAGATACGGACCGGTCCAATGAAGCGATTGCGGTTTTAAAACAGGCATTATCGCAGGAAAAACTCTCCCGTGGGCGAGGAATTAAAAGAAAGGATATATGGGCCGAATTAGGTTACCTTTATTTCCAGAGAGGCGATTATAATTCCGCGCTCGCATCCTTAAAAACCGCCATGAGGATGGATGAAGAGGAAACCTTCCTACATTACGATATGATCGCGCAATGCTACTTGAAAGTCAGCGATCATAAGAATGCTTTAAAATTCATCGATCTTTATATTAAATACTTCGGAGAATCCGACGCGGACATCCTGGTCGTTAAGGCTCGAGCGCACGCGCAACTCGGGGAAAGTCACTTGGCCTGCGCGTCTCTTCTGCAAGCCTACTCGATGGAAAACGGATTAAAACTTTCCGCCGAAGATATGGTGGACTTCGGCCCTTTGTTGCAAACGGGTTTTTTTGATACCCTGGAAAACGTGGAAATCGACGAAGCTTAA
- a CDS encoding LIC_10740 family protein — protein sequence MNWQKIKNVFEQIHARWEKFYAWIFSLSTLPANSPETRRLLFLTYSWILFLLFLTGFILAGKNPLKLLVPFTLYDLPNFDPRKSLVVYGSDGEGEIFPIRRKVLLDGKDFRHDVITLVGEVGEASFFDPSVPNDAVHFRNLKKLPNLQDSVISIWKRGDLLILDMRKSTLEELLSEMKFRIDYTYASQMTEEEKSHEITRRKLALLSSSFLAVERTLFENYPELNRIEYRLGGEQEGIPGLNYSLAESHPRQKTED from the coding sequence ATGAACTGGCAAAAGATTAAAAATGTTTTCGAACAAATCCACGCAAGATGGGAGAAGTTCTATGCTTGGATTTTCAGTCTATCCACTTTGCCGGCAAATTCGCCCGAGACGAGACGGTTATTATTTCTAACTTATTCCTGGATTTTATTCCTGCTTTTCCTTACCGGTTTCATTCTCGCCGGGAAAAATCCCCTGAAATTGCTAGTCCCATTCACGCTATACGATTTACCCAATTTTGATCCTCGCAAATCCTTGGTCGTTTACGGTTCGGATGGCGAAGGCGAAATCTTTCCGATTCGTAGGAAAGTACTCTTAGACGGGAAAGATTTCCGGCATGACGTCATTACTCTAGTGGGCGAGGTCGGGGAAGCGAGCTTCTTCGATCCGTCGGTACCGAACGACGCGGTCCACTTTAGAAACTTAAAAAAATTGCCGAATCTTCAGGACTCGGTGATTTCAATCTGGAAAAGGGGAGATTTATTGATTTTGGATATGCGGAAATCGACTCTTGAGGAGCTTCTTTCGGAAATGAAGTTCAGAATCGATTATACGTATGCGAGTCAGATGACCGAAGAAGAAAAATCCCACGAAATTACCCGCAGAAAATTAGCGCTCTTATCGTCTTCATTCTTAGCCGTAGAACGCACGCTATTCGAGAATTATCCAGAATTAAATCGTATCGAGTACAGATTGGGCGGGGAGCAGGAAGGAATTCCCGGATTGAACTATTCACTTGCTGAGTCTCATCCTAGGCAGAAGACAGAGGACTGA